The sequence AGTTGCACCTACAGGGATTGTCCATGCGCGAACTTCTTTAACGCCAGCTGTGAAGTAAGTTTGAAGAGTCAGTAGTTCGTAACCAGAGCGGATCACTCGGTTAAGACCTGGTTCTTCGATACCCATGTCTGCTAGGAACTCTTCGCGATCTTCGTCATCTAGCTCAGAAAGCTCAGATTCGATAGCCGCACAAACAGCAACAACGACGTTGTTTTCTTTTTCTGCGTATTCACGAACAGCGTCTAGGTAAGGGTTGTTTTCAAAACCATCTTCAGCAACGTTTGCGATGTACATTGTTGGTTTCAGCGTTAGGAAGTTTAGGTAGCCGATTGCTGCCGCTTCTTCTTTGCCTAGTTCAACAGTACGCGCCATACCGCCTTCAGTAAGAACTGGCAGTAGCTTTTCTAGTACAGTGATTTCGAACTTAGCGTCTTTGTCGCCGCCTTTTGCTTTCTTAGCGTTACGTTGAATTGCACGCTCACAGCTGTCTAAGTCAGCCAGTGCAAGTTCAAGGTTGATCACTTCGATATCTTCGATTGGAGATACTTTGCCAGAAACGTGAACGATGTTTTCATTTTCAAAGCAGCGTACAACGTGACCGATAGCGTCAGTTTCACGGATGTTAGCTAGGAATTTGTTACCAAGACCTTCACCTTTAGATGCGCCAGCAACTAGGCCTGCGATATCTACGAATTCCATTGTTGTTGGAAGGATCTTCTGTGGATTAACAATTTTTGCTAATGCATCTAAGCGTAGATCTGGAACCGGAACGATACCTGTGTTTGGTTCGATCGTACAAAATGGAAAGTTTGCTGCTTCGATGCCTGCTTTAGTCAGTGCGTTAAACAGAGTTGACTTACCAACGTTTGGTAGACCAACGATGCCACATTTAAAACCCATGATATAAACCTTATTCTGCTTTGAACGTATGTAAGCGATTTTGTGCTTTTGGTAGGCCATCTTTTAATAAGATGTCTAGGCTGCGAACCGATTCGTCAACGACGGCCTCGATACACTCTTGCTCTTTTTGAGGAGCTTTGCCTAATACATAACCTGCAACTTTATCTTTGTGTCCTGGATGGCCGATGCCTAATCTAAGACGATAGAATTCTTTATTGTTACCCTGCTTGCTGATGATGTCTTTCAGACCATTATGTCCACCATGACCACCACCTTTTTTAAACTTTCCAATACCAGGAGGCAGATCTAACTCATCGTGAGCGACCATAATCTCTTCTGGTTTAATTTGGTAGAACTTTGCTAAGGCTGCAACTGCTTTGCCTGACAAGTTCATAAAAGTCGTTGGGATCAGCAAACGAAGATCTTCACCGTGAACCATGATACGACCCGTTAGGCCAAAGAACTTTGGTTCGTTCTTTAGTGTCACGTTATGTACACGCGCTAATTCTTCAACTACCCAAGCACCCGCATTGTGGCGAGTTTTGGCGTATTCTGGACCTGGATTAGCCAGTCCAACGAGAAGTTTTATTTGTTGGCTCAAGGTATGGATCTCTCTTGGGATTTCAAAAAGCGCCGTATGATATCACAGTTTATGAAAAAGGTGCGAGCTAGCTGATAGCTGCGCGATTATTCCGGTTTGTGATAACTAGCAGTGCAATATTACTCAGACATAAAAAAAGCACTTCATTGAATGAAGTGCTTAATGTTTTTCTCTCGTGTGTTCCTAAAGCAAAGCTATTGGGCTTTGATTAGTTGAACATCGCTGAGATTGATTCTTCGTTGCTGATACGACGAATCGCTTCAGCAAGCATGCGAGAAAGGCTAAGTGTTGTCACTTTACCCGTCGCAGCCATCTCTGGAGATAGAGAGATAGAATCCGTTACGATAACTTGGTCTAGAACAGAGTTCTTGATGTTGTTCGCAGCAGTACCAGAGAAAACAGCGTGAGTTGCGTAAGCGAATACACGCTTAGCACCGCGCTCTTTAAGCGCTTCAGCTGCTTTACATAGTGTGCCACCCGTATCGATCATGTCATCAACGATAACACAGTCACGGCCTTCAACATCACCGATTAGGTTCATTACTTCAGAAACGTTAGCACGTGGACGACGCTTATCAACAATAGCGATGTCAACATCACCTAGCGCTTTAGCCGTTGCACGAGCACGTACAACACCACCAAGGTCTGGAGAAACCACTACTGGGTTTTCTAGGCCACGGTTAGCCATGTCTTCTAGAAGAACTGGAGTGCCGAAGATGTTATCAACAGGTACATCGAAGAAGCCTTGGATTTGCTCTGCGTGTAGGTCGATAGTAAGAACGCGGTCAACGCCAACGTTAGAAAGGAAATCTGCAACAACTTTTGCAGTAATTGGCACACGAGCAGAACGTACACGACGATCTTGACGGGCATAACCGAAGTAAGGGATTACAGCAGTAATACGGCCAGCAGAAGCACGGCGCATTGCGTCAATCATTACCACCAATTCCATAAGGTTGTCATTGGTTGGTGCACAAGTTGATTGAATCAGGAATACATCGCTACCACGAACGTTTTCATTGATTTGAACAGCGACTTCGCCATCAGAAAAACGGTCTACAGTAGCATCGCCAAGAGAGATGTATAGACGATCAGCAATACGTTGGGCTAGTTCAGGTGTTGCGTTACCAGCAAATAGCTTCATATCAGGCACGGTGGAAACCTCGGGTTGCGTCCAGTTTTAAATAGATTGTGGGTGGGCTGATTGGTATTCAGCCAGAGTTTCTTTTAAAGGAGAAATGTTTCTTCCTTTCGCTACGAAAGCGGAAACTGTGTCAGGCAGTTGTTCTCGCACCAATTCGGCTTCTTTTTTGCTGTTAAATTCAGCAAAAACGCACGAACCTGTGCCAGTCAATCTCGACGGCGCGTATTGTAGCAGCCATGAAAGTTGCTTATCAACCTCTGGGTACAGCATTCGCACAATTTTTTCGCAATCGTTTACGTATTCTTGCTCTAGAAGCGTTGATAGCGCTCGCTTTGGAGTGTTTCGAGTTAATTCTGAATGTGTGAATATGTCTACAGTTGCTATGCTCACTTGAGGCTTAACCACAAGATACCATTTTTCATCCGGATTAGCGGGCTGTAGCTGTTCTCCAACCCCTTCAGCAAAGGCGGCGTGGCCTCGAACGAAGACAGGAACGTCAGCACCAAGCTTCAAACCGATCTCGGCGAGCTGATCATCCGACAGGTTGAGTTGCCATAAATAATTCAGAGCGACCAACACGGTTGCTGCATTTGAAGAGCCTCCGCCAATACCGCCACCTATAGGCAGTACTTTCTTGAGTTCAATATCGGCACCGAAAGAGGTTGAGGTATATTGCTGCAGCGCAGTAGCGGCTTTCCAGATCAGGTTGTCTTCAAGTGCGACCCCAGGAATTTCTGGTGTGATTGTTATCGAGCTAGTTTCTGAGTTTGCGGTAACCGTCAGTTCATCACCAAAATCGACAAACTGAAATAAGGTTTGAAGTTCGTGATAGCCATTGTCACGTCGACCAGTGATATAGAGAAATAAATTCAGTTTAGCCGGAGAAGGCCAATGGGTTGGCGTTGTTATCATTTTTTCAGTGTCCACTTCGAAACTACAATGTTGATTTTGTTATTGTCTTGCTTGAATGACAATCGAGTAGGGAGTGGGATTGTCTCTACCTTAGTGTTGTCTTCATCTGATAGCTGCTTACTCGGCATCTCTGTATTTCGATAATTAGCGAAGTTCAGTGTCCATAGCTGGCTGCTGACTTGTTTGGTTAGAGACTCAAGCGTGTTAGTTGTATTTAACTGGTAGCTGTCAGCTTGGTCTGGAATGCCAAGGAACCATTGAGGCAGGTGATCAATAGGTATCTGCAAACCTGTCAGTTGCTCAACCAATACAGAGGCACTTGCGTGAGTAAATACTTGGTCGTCATAGGTCACCACTTTGGCACCCGACGGATCTATAGTCAGGTTCAATGCGGTTTGACCGAGGAACGTCGTGAGCCTTAATTGACTGTGATTTGGTGAATGCTTCCAAATGAAGTTTAGGCTTTGGCGCTGCTCTGGAGAAATGTAGGCGAGCTTGCCCGAGGCTTGGTAGTTTTCTATCTGTAGAAGTCGGTTTTGGTGACTTTGCCACTCAACACTGGTCGGTTGTTCAGGTATAGACGAGCAACCCACCATAATTATGGTCATAAAAATAAGAGACGTGATTCTACGAAGTTTGCTCATATTTGCTCACAACTTGTTCAAATTTATCTAAAAAACGCTTCAACTATAGCATTGAATTCACGAACTCAGGAAAACAAATCCCGCTTGCTCTTTAAATAGAGCCATGCATCAAGTAAAATTCGCCCCTTGTTTCCATTCCCTGATCGAGAACTTCTGATACATGTCTTTGCTTGCCGTAGGTATCAATCACAATACAGCGTCGGTTGAATTGCGAGAAAAAGTCGCTTTTGGTCCAGATAAATTATCTGAGGCACTCAAGCAACTTAACGCAAATGCACACGTGAATGGAAGTGTCATACTTTCTACCTGTAATCGAACTGAAGTGTATTGCGACGTTAAAGGCGTGGCTAAAAACAAACTCATCGATTGGTTGTCGGTTTTCCATCAAGTTAGCCCTGAAGAGCTAAAGCCAAGCCTTTATATCCATGAAGAGCAAGCCGCGATTAAACACTTAATGCGCGTTGCATGTGGTTTGGACTCTTTAGTCTTGGGGGAACCGCAGATCTTAGGTCAGGTGAAGCAAGCGTATACGGACTCGCGAGAGAACAAATCCGTTGATGCTTCAATGGAAAAATTATTCCAGAAATCATTTTCTGTTGCGAAGCGTGTTCGAACTGAAACGGAAATCGGCGGAAGCGCGGTTTCTGTTGCTTACGCAGCCTGTACCTTAGCCAAGCATATTTTTGAATCCATCGCCGATTCAACCGTGTTATTGGTGGGGGCGGGTGAAACCATTGAACTGGTGGCTAAGCACCTTTCGGCGAATGGCTGTACAAAAATGATAGTGGCGAACCGAACTCGAGAGCGTGCTTTAGGGCTGGCAGAAGAGTTTGGCGCTGAAGTGATCAGTTTGAATGAGATCCCTGATCATCTTCATCGAGCGGATATCGTGATTAGCTCAACCGCAAGTCCGTTACCTATTATTGGTAAGGGTATGGTTGAGAGTGCTCTAAAAACAAGAAAGCATCAGCCTATGTTATTGGTTGATATTGCTGTGCCTCGTGATGTTGAATCGCAGGTTGGCGATCTGAACGATGCTTACTTGTATTCGGTTGATGATTTGCAGTCGATCGTTGATGGCAATATAGAGCAACGTAAAGTCGAAGCGATTCAAGCTGAAGCGATCGTCAGTGAAGAAAGTGCCGCGTTCATGAGTTGGATGCGCTCACTGCAAGCGGTAGACAGTATTCGAGATTACCGTAAATCGGCTAACGAAATCCGCGAAGAATTATTAAGTAAAAGTTTACAATCACTTGCCGCTGGCGGTGACCCTGAAAAAGTTTTACTCGAGCTCAGCAATAAGCTCACAAACAAATTGATCCATGCTCCAACGCGCGCACTTCAAAGTGCAGCTGAGCAAGGAGAACCTGCAAAATTAATGGTCATTAGACAGAGTTTGGGCTTAGAAAACCCTCAATAATATTAGACCTCCAACAAGATAAGACATTATGAAAGCCTCGATTCTAGTAAAGCTTGAAACACTTGTTGAACGCTATGAAGAAGTTCAACATCTACTTGGTGATCCAGATGTAATCGGGAATCAAGATAAATTCCGTGCACTTTCAAAAGAGTACTCTCAACTTGAAGAAGTGACAGCTTGCTTCCAGTCATACCAGCAAGCTAAAGAAGATCTAGAAGCTGCTGAAGAGATGGCAAACGAAGATGACGCAGAAATGCGTGAAATGGCTCAAGATGAAATCAAAGATGCGAAAGCAGCGATTGAGCGTCTGACTGATGAGCTACAGATTCTTCTTATTCCAAAAGATCCAAACGATGAGCGTAACTGTTTCCTAGAAATCCGCGCAGGCGCGGGTGGTGATGAAGCAGGTATCTTTGCTGGTAACCTTTTCCGTATGTACTCTAAGTTTGCAGAGAAGAAAGGTTGGCGCGTTGAAGTAATGAGCAGCAATGACTCAGAACAAGGCGGCTACAAAGAGATGATCGCTAAGATCAGTGGCGACAGTGTTTACGGTACAATGAAATTTGAATCAGGTGGTCACCGTGTACAACGTGTGCCTGAGACAGAATCTCAAGGTCGTGTTCACACATCTGCATGTACTGTTGCTGTTATGCCTGAGATCCCAGAAGCGGATCTTCCAGAAATCAAAGCGGGCGATCTTAAGATTGATACCTTCCGTGCATCAGGCGCGGGTGGTCAGCACGTTAACACCACGGATTCAGCAATCCGTATTACTCACTTACCAACAGGTACAGTAGTAGAGTGTCAAGACGAGCGTTCTCAGCATAAAAACAAAGCGAAAGCGATGGCGGTTCTTGCGGCTCGTATCGTTCAAGCTGAAGAAGAGCGTCGTGCGGCAGCAATCTCTGACACACGTCGTAACCTACTAGGTTCCGGTGACCGTAGTGACCGTATCCGTACGTACAACTACCCACAAGGCCGTGTTTCTGACCACCGCATTAACTTAACTATCTACCGTCTGAACGAAGTTCTAGAAGGTGATATGCAAAGTCTGCTTGATCCTGTTCTACAAGAACACCAAGCTGACCAACTTGCAGCATTGGCAGAAAATAACTAACGATATGCAGTCTGCTTATACGGTTGAAAGTGCATTAAAAGCAGCAATCGTGCAGCTACAAGAGGGCGATAATATATCGCCCTCGATTGATGCTGCGGTACTGCTATGTCACGCCTTAGACAAACCAAGATCTTACCTACTTACTTGGCCTGAGAAGCATCTCACCTCAGAACAAGAATCTGAATTCAATACCCTACTAAAACGTCGTTTAACCGGTGAGCCAGTGGCTTACATTGTTGGTGAGCGAGAGTTTTGGTCATTGCCGTTAAAAGTTTCTCCTTCTACCTTAATCCCTCGTCCAGACACTGAACGTTTGGTTGAAGTAGCTTTGGATAAAACCTATGGCAAACAAGGTGCAATTCTCGATTTGGGGACGGGTACAGGTGCGATCGCATTGGCGCTAGCGTCTGAAATGCCAAATCGCCCTGTGACGGGTATTGATCTGCGTCCTGAAGCTCAAGAGCTTGCGACAGAAAATGCGAAGCGCTTAAACATCACCAACGCTACGTTTTTACATGGCAGTTGGTTTGAGCCTTTAAGCGAGCTAGCTTCTGATGGCAACGATACCAAGTTCTCTTTAATTGTCTCTAACCCACCTTATATTGAGAAAGATGACCCTCATTTATCTCAAGGGGATGTGCGTTTTGAGCCAATTACCGCATTGGTTGCTGAAGAGAAAGGACTGGCTGACATTCGATACATTTCTGAAAATGCACGTGCCTTTTTGGAAAATGAAGGCTGGTTGGCATTTGAACACGGCTACGACCAAGGTTTGGCGGTACGTGAGATAATGCAGGCGCTCGGTTATCTCGACGTTGCCACAGAGAAAGATTACGGTGGTAATGACCGAGTGACTTTGGGTCGTTACTGTTCATAGGTGGTGACTGCTCATAGATAGTGACTGTCCATCGACTGCGGTTAATCATCTTGTGAGCAATAGATGGCGAACTTGCTAGATATATACCTTTAACTCGACAATACATTTCACTCGGTGATGCATTTAACGCAGAAATACAGAGCATTAACGGGTATTGTGTGGCTCGTGTTGACGAAAGCACATATAAAAATATAAAGGAATACCATGTACGAAGGTTTGAAACATTTTCACTTACTAACGATTGCGATAAGCGCACTGCTGCTTTCGATTCGTTTCGCTCTTATGATGGCTAACTCTCCGAAGCTTAAGCATCCTTTTTTGCAGCGTTTTCCTCATATCAATGACTCATTGTTACTGCTATCGGGTATTGGTTTGATTTTTATCACTGGCTTTATTCCATTTACACCTGCAGCACCATGGTTAACCGAAAAACTAACCTGTGTTATGGCTTACATCGCATTGGGTTTCTTTGCGCTTAAGCTAGGTAAAAACAAGCTATTGAGAGTTTTCTCTTTCTTCGGTGCACTTGGCTGGTTAGCAATGGCAGGCAAAATCGCAATGACGAAGACACCAACATTTTTCGGTTAATTATCTCCTTATTTTCGGTTAACTATCTATGTACGAATTTTTTGATGAAGACTTTGACCAGCTAG is a genomic window of Vibrio sp. ED004 containing:
- the pth gene encoding aminoacyl-tRNA hydrolase — encoded protein: MSQQIKLLVGLANPGPEYAKTRHNAGAWVVEELARVHNVTLKNEPKFFGLTGRIMVHGEDLRLLIPTTFMNLSGKAVAALAKFYQIKPEEIMVAHDELDLPPGIGKFKKGGGHGGHNGLKDIISKQGNNKEFYRLRLGIGHPGHKDKVAGYVLGKAPQKEQECIEAVVDESVRSLDILLKDGLPKAQNRLHTFKAE
- the prmC gene encoding peptide chain release factor N(5)-glutamine methyltransferase → MQSAYTVESALKAAIVQLQEGDNISPSIDAAVLLCHALDKPRSYLLTWPEKHLTSEQESEFNTLLKRRLTGEPVAYIVGEREFWSLPLKVSPSTLIPRPDTERLVEVALDKTYGKQGAILDLGTGTGAIALALASEMPNRPVTGIDLRPEAQELATENAKRLNITNATFLHGSWFEPLSELASDGNDTKFSLIVSNPPYIEKDDPHLSQGDVRFEPITALVAEEKGLADIRYISENARAFLENEGWLAFEHGYDQGLAVREIMQALGYLDVATEKDYGGNDRVTLGRYCS
- a CDS encoding ribose-phosphate pyrophosphokinase; amino-acid sequence: MPDMKLFAGNATPELAQRIADRLYISLGDATVDRFSDGEVAVQINENVRGSDVFLIQSTCAPTNDNLMELVVMIDAMRRASAGRITAVIPYFGYARQDRRVRSARVPITAKVVADFLSNVGVDRVLTIDLHAEQIQGFFDVPVDNIFGTPVLLEDMANRGLENPVVVSPDLGGVVRARATAKALGDVDIAIVDKRRPRANVSEVMNLIGDVEGRDCVIVDDMIDTGGTLCKAAEALKERGAKRVFAYATHAVFSGTAANNIKNSVLDQVIVTDSISLSPEMAATGKVTTLSLSRMLAEAIRRISNEESISAMFN
- the lolB gene encoding lipoprotein insertase outer membrane protein LolB, coding for MSKLRRITSLIFMTIIMVGCSSIPEQPTSVEWQSHQNRLLQIENYQASGKLAYISPEQRQSLNFIWKHSPNHSQLRLTTFLGQTALNLTIDPSGAKVVTYDDQVFTHASASVLVEQLTGLQIPIDHLPQWFLGIPDQADSYQLNTTNTLESLTKQVSSQLWTLNFANYRNTEMPSKQLSDEDNTKVETIPLPTRLSFKQDNNKINIVVSKWTLKK
- the hemA gene encoding glutamyl-tRNA reductase, producing MSLLAVGINHNTASVELREKVAFGPDKLSEALKQLNANAHVNGSVILSTCNRTEVYCDVKGVAKNKLIDWLSVFHQVSPEELKPSLYIHEEQAAIKHLMRVACGLDSLVLGEPQILGQVKQAYTDSRENKSVDASMEKLFQKSFSVAKRVRTETEIGGSAVSVAYAACTLAKHIFESIADSTVLLVGAGETIELVAKHLSANGCTKMIVANRTRERALGLAEEFGAEVISLNEIPDHLHRADIVISSTASPLPIIGKGMVESALKTRKHQPMLLVDIAVPRDVESQVGDLNDAYLYSVDDLQSIVDGNIEQRKVEAIQAEAIVSEESAAFMSWMRSLQAVDSIRDYRKSANEIREELLSKSLQSLAAGGDPEKVLLELSNKLTNKLIHAPTRALQSAAEQGEPAKLMVIRQSLGLENPQ
- a CDS encoding SirB2 family protein yields the protein MYEGLKHFHLLTIAISALLLSIRFALMMANSPKLKHPFLQRFPHINDSLLLLSGIGLIFITGFIPFTPAAPWLTEKLTCVMAYIALGFFALKLGKNKLLRVFSFFGALGWLAMAGKIAMTKTPTFFG
- the ychF gene encoding redox-regulated ATPase YchF, yielding MGFKCGIVGLPNVGKSTLFNALTKAGIEAANFPFCTIEPNTGIVPVPDLRLDALAKIVNPQKILPTTMEFVDIAGLVAGASKGEGLGNKFLANIRETDAIGHVVRCFENENIVHVSGKVSPIEDIEVINLELALADLDSCERAIQRNAKKAKGGDKDAKFEITVLEKLLPVLTEGGMARTVELGKEEAAAIGYLNFLTLKPTMYIANVAEDGFENNPYLDAVREYAEKENNVVVAVCAAIESELSELDDEDREEFLADMGIEEPGLNRVIRSGYELLTLQTYFTAGVKEVRAWTIPVGATAPQAAGKIHTDFEKGFIRAEVVGFDHFIEFNGESGAKDAGKWRLEGKEYIVKDGDVVHFRFNV
- the prfA gene encoding peptide chain release factor 1; this encodes MKASILVKLETLVERYEEVQHLLGDPDVIGNQDKFRALSKEYSQLEEVTACFQSYQQAKEDLEAAEEMANEDDAEMREMAQDEIKDAKAAIERLTDELQILLIPKDPNDERNCFLEIRAGAGGDEAGIFAGNLFRMYSKFAEKKGWRVEVMSSNDSEQGGYKEMIAKISGDSVYGTMKFESGGHRVQRVPETESQGRVHTSACTVAVMPEIPEADLPEIKAGDLKIDTFRASGAGGQHVNTTDSAIRITHLPTGTVVECQDERSQHKNKAKAMAVLAARIVQAEEERRAAAISDTRRNLLGSGDRSDRIRTYNYPQGRVSDHRINLTIYRLNEVLEGDMQSLLDPVLQEHQADQLAALAENN
- the ispE gene encoding 4-(cytidine 5'-diphospho)-2-C-methyl-D-erythritol kinase: MITTPTHWPSPAKLNLFLYITGRRDNGYHELQTLFQFVDFGDELTVTANSETSSITITPEIPGVALEDNLIWKAATALQQYTSTSFGADIELKKVLPIGGGIGGGSSNAATVLVALNYLWQLNLSDDQLAEIGLKLGADVPVFVRGHAAFAEGVGEQLQPANPDEKWYLVVKPQVSIATVDIFTHSELTRNTPKRALSTLLEQEYVNDCEKIVRMLYPEVDKQLSWLLQYAPSRLTGTGSCVFAEFNSKKEAELVREQLPDTVSAFVAKGRNISPLKETLAEYQSAHPQSI